The sequence GCGCCAGATTTTACAGCATTTATAGCAGTGTCTACTGAAGGGAATCCAGTTATAACAAGTTTTGGGATGTTAGGAAAATGTTCGTCAGCATATTTTATAAGTTCAATTCCATTTATTTCGGGCATTTGTAAATCTGTAATTAAAAGATCAATGACAGATGATTTTAGTACATCAATCGCTTCAATAACAGAAGTAGCTTTGTAAGAATGAAAATTCAAGTCTTTTAAATTACGTTGCAATAATTCTAACATATCATAATTGTCATCTACAATTAAAATATTTTCTTTTTTTAAACACATCTACTTTTCTTTTAAGGGTAAAATAATCTGAAAATTAGTTCCTCTGGGTTTGTTGTTTATTACTTTTATTTCTCCTTTGTGGCTTTTAATTATTCCATGAACTACGCTTAGGCCAAGACCAGAACCCTCACCAATTGGTTTTGTGGTAAAAAAAGGTTCGAATATTTTAGATTTTATAGCTTCGTCTATACCAGAACCTTCATCTTTGACTTCAATGATAAAGTTCTCTTTTTTTGAATAAACTAATACATCAATCTTGCTTTCGAATGGTGCTACATAAATAGCGTTCATAATAATATTGAAAAGAACTTGTGTTAATTGAATTTCATCTATTTGTGCTTTGATTGTGCTGTCTTTAAAAGTAACATTACAAGTTATATTAGCTCTTTTGAAGTTTGGGCCTAATAGCGTAACGGCTTGCTTTATGATGGGTTTTATGAGAAGTATTTCTTTGTTTTGAGGCATTTCACAAGAGAAAAACATTAATTTTTTTACAATTTCTCGAGAGTAAATGGCAGCGTTAATAATCTTTGTAATGTCTTTATCGATTATTTTTACTTTGTTTTCTCTTTTAATAAGTTCTGCAAAACCAAGAATATTTCCCAATGGTGTGTTTAGTTCGTGAGCAATTCCAGCTGTTATTTCTCCTAAAATGGAAAGTCTATCATTTCTTTCTGCCGATTGCTTTAATTTTTCTTCTTTTTCTTTTCTTTCTTTTCTTTCTAAAAAGAGACTTGTTTCAGAACTAATTTTTTCAAGAAGTTTATTTTCTTCTTCTAAAAAATTAGTTATAGATAGTTTTGGAGAAGGATAATGAATTCTTATAATACCTACTTCATTATTCTCTATGTAGGTTTTACTTTCTATATGTATAGTTTTTTTAGGCAAAGTATCAGTAAATATTTCTAATTCGTTAAAAGTAATTTCTATTATAGCTTCGTCAGAATGTTTTAAAGCTTTTTTTAAACTTTCACCTATTTTTGTTAATGTATCCTCAACAGTTGTGTTTTTCTGATTAATGATATGAGTTGTCTCGTATAAGCACACTAATTCCTTAATTCGTTCGTTTAATTTTTCTTCGGTTGAAATTGATGACATAAGTTTTTATATAAAAAATCGGGGAATAATTACCCAATACAAAAATATGTAATTTGTGTGTGAAATTTTGTTTTTTTAAAATATAGGTTTAAGTATTTAGTCAATTAGATTTAAAAATACAGAAATGGTTCAAAAGAGTAGCTCTAAAATTTTTTTCTTTCAATCCTTATTCTAACTTTGTAAGTTAGTATAAAACATATTATATGCATAAGGATACAAAAAGAAGAGAAGCTTTATTATATCACGCGAAGCCAACACCTGGAAAGATTCAGGTTGTGCCAACAAAGAAATATGCTACCCAGAGAGATTTATCTCTAGCCTATTCGCCAGGAGTAGCAGAACCATGTTTAGAGATTGCAAAAGATATAGATAACGTATATAAGTATACAGCAAAAGGAAATTTAGTAGCAGTAATATCAAATGGAACAGCTGTTTTAGGTCTAGGAGATATAGGTCCTGAGGCATCTAAGCCAGTAATGGAAGGAAAAGGATTGCTTTTTAAGATTTTTGCAGATATAGACGTTTTTGATATAGAAGTAGGGACAAAAGATGTTGAAGCTTTTATTCAAACAGTAAAAAATATTGCACCTACATTTGGTGGAATTAACCTTGAAGATATAAAAGCACCAGAATCTTTCGAAATAGAAAGAAGACTGGTTGACGAATTGAATATTCCTGTGATGCATGATGATCAACATGGAACAGCAATTATATCTTCTGCTGCATTATTGAATGCACTAGAGTTAGCAAACAAAGAGATTGATAAAGTTAAAATTGTTGTTTCTGGAGCAGGATCAGCAGCATTGGCATGTTCAAACTTGTATGTTCTACTAGGTGTGAACGTAGAAAATATATTTATGTTCGATAAAGACGGAATGTTAACGACATGTCGAGAAGATTTATCTGATTTGCAAAAGAGATATGCAAAATCATGTGAGCCTCAATCACTGAAGCAAGTACTTGTAGGCGCAGATGTGTTTTTAGGGTTGTCTGTTGGAAACATATTAACACCAGATATGTTGTTGACGATGAAGAATGATCCAATTGTTTTTGCAATGGCAAATCCAACTCCAGAAGTTGATTACAATGTAGCAATAAATACAAGGAAAGATATCATCATGGCAACAGGTCGTTCAGATCATCCTAACCAAGTAAATAATGTATTAGGCTTTCCATATATTTTTAGAGGAGCGCTAGATGTTCGTGCTAAAAAAATTAATGAGGAAATGAAAATGGCAGCAGTTCGCGCATTAGCAGAATTGGCTAAAAGTCCTGTGCCAGAACAAGTAAATGTTGCATACGGAGAAACCAAGTTAAACTTTGGTAGAGATTATATTATTCCTAAACCATTCGATCCAAGATTAATTTCAGTAGTTGCGCCAGCTGTAGCTAAAGCAGCTATGGAATCTGGAGTAGCTCAAGTTGAGATTACGGATTGGGAAAAATATGAGTTGGATTTATTAGACAGATTAGGTTCTGATAATAAAATGATTCGAATGTTAATGAACCGAGCAAAAACGAATCCAAAGAGAGTTGTTTTTGCAGAAGCGGATCATTTAGATGTTCTAAAAGCAGCTCAGATTGTTCTTGAAGAAGGAATTGGAGTGCCTATTTTATTAGGAAATAAAGAAATTATTCAAGAGCTTAAAACTGAAATAGGTTTTGATGCCGATGTAGTGATTATCGATCCAAAAACAAAGGAAGAAGACGGAAGAAGAACAAAATATGCTACTTCATTTTGGGAAACTAGAAAAAGAAGAGGTATTACCATGTTAGATGCTGAAAAATGGATGCGTGAACGTAACTATTTTGGTTTAATGATGGTGAATGAAGGAGAAGCAGATACAATGGTTACGGGTTATTCTAGAAGCTACCCTTCGGTGGTTAAACCAGTTCTAGAAATGATTGATAAAGCACCTGGAGTTTCTAGAATTGCAACGACAAATATGATGATGACATCTAGAGGACCAATTTTCCTTTCAGATACAGCAATAAACCCTAACCCAACGGCAGAAGATTTAGCGAAAATTGCATTAATGACAGCTAAAACTGTAAGGATGTTTGGTATGGAGCCAGTTATGGCAATGGTTTCTTTTTCAAATTTTGGTTCTTCAGAGAGTGAAAACCCAAAGAAAATAAGAGAAGCAGTAGCTTATCTTCATAAATATTATCCAGATATAATCGTCGATGGGGAAATTCAAACTGATTTTGCTTTAAATCCTGAAATGTTGAAAAGTAAGTTCCCGTTTTCTAAATTGGTGAATAAAAAAGTGAATACTTTAATTTTTCCAAATTTAGATTCGGCAAATATTACTTATAAAATGATGAAAGAGCTTAATAAATCGGATTCAATTGGACCGATTATGCTTGGATTAGATAAACCAGTTCATATTTTTCAATTAGGAGCAAGTGTAGAAGAAATGGTAAATATGGCTGCGGTTTCTGTAGTTGATGCACAAGAAAAAGAACGAAAATTTAAAAAAGCTATTAATAAATAATATTTTTTATATTTTTGGCTATTAACCAATAAAAAAATCATGATTACTCACATTCAAGGAAAACTAGTTGAAAAAAATCCGACAGAAGTTGTAATAGACTGTAATGGTGTTGGGTATCATATTAATATATCACTACATACTTTCTCTCTTTTGCCAGAAAGTGATAATTTAAAACTTTTCACTTTCTTGCAAATAAAGGAAGACGCACACACTTTATACGGTTTCGTAGAAAAGCAAGAAAGAGAGTTGTTCAAATTGTTAATCTCTGTTTCTGGGATTGGAGCAAATATTGCAAGAACTATGTTGTCTTCTTTGGCGCCACAACAAATAATTCATGCAATTGGATCAAATGATGTCGGAACAGTTCAGAGCATTAAAGGTATTGGAGCAAAAACAGCTCAGAGAGTTATCTTAGATTTGAAAGATAAAGTGTTAAAAGTGTATGATTTAGACGAAGTTTCTTTGGTTTCTAACAATACAAACAAAGAAGAAGCGTTATCTGCTTTAGAGGTGCTTGGTTTTGTTAGAAAAACAGCAGAAAAAGTTATAGACAAAATTGTAAATGAAGCCCCAAATGCATCAGTTGAAACTTTAATTAAACAAGCACTAAAAAACTTATAAGACTTGGAAAATAAAATTAGCGGGAATATTTTTAATAAATTTCAGAAGGGGATAAAAATACTTTTTTTATGTGTTCCTTTTTTTCTTTATTCTCAAGAAGAGACTCAAGAGCAAGATTCAATTAAAAATGGAGTGGACTTAGGGAAAATAAAAGTACCTAATCCTCAAAGTATTGTTGAGGCTTATACTTATGATCCAGTAACAGATCGTTATATTTATACAAATACTTTCGATGGCTTTAATGTTAACTATCCTTTAGTGTTAACTCCAAAACAATATCAAGAACTTGTTTTGCGT is a genomic window of Flavobacterium jumunjinense containing:
- a CDS encoding sensor histidine kinase; this encodes MSSISTEEKLNERIKELVCLYETTHIINQKNTTVEDTLTKIGESLKKALKHSDEAIIEITFNELEIFTDTLPKKTIHIESKTYIENNEVGIIRIHYPSPKLSITNFLEEENKLLEKISSETSLFLERKERKEKEEKLKQSAERNDRLSILGEITAGIAHELNTPLGNILGFAELIKRENKVKIIDKDITKIINAAIYSREIVKKLMFFSCEMPQNKEILLIKPIIKQAVTLLGPNFKRANITCNVTFKDSTIKAQIDEIQLTQVLFNIIMNAIYVAPFESKIDVLVYSKKENFIIEVKDEGSGIDEAIKSKIFEPFFTTKPIGEGSGLGLSVVHGIIKSHKGEIKVINNKPRGTNFQIILPLKEK
- a CDS encoding NADP-dependent malic enzyme, which encodes MHKDTKRREALLYHAKPTPGKIQVVPTKKYATQRDLSLAYSPGVAEPCLEIAKDIDNVYKYTAKGNLVAVISNGTAVLGLGDIGPEASKPVMEGKGLLFKIFADIDVFDIEVGTKDVEAFIQTVKNIAPTFGGINLEDIKAPESFEIERRLVDELNIPVMHDDQHGTAIISSAALLNALELANKEIDKVKIVVSGAGSAALACSNLYVLLGVNVENIFMFDKDGMLTTCREDLSDLQKRYAKSCEPQSLKQVLVGADVFLGLSVGNILTPDMLLTMKNDPIVFAMANPTPEVDYNVAINTRKDIIMATGRSDHPNQVNNVLGFPYIFRGALDVRAKKINEEMKMAAVRALAELAKSPVPEQVNVAYGETKLNFGRDYIIPKPFDPRLISVVAPAVAKAAMESGVAQVEITDWEKYELDLLDRLGSDNKMIRMLMNRAKTNPKRVVFAEADHLDVLKAAQIVLEEGIGVPILLGNKEIIQELKTEIGFDADVVIIDPKTKEEDGRRTKYATSFWETRKRRGITMLDAEKWMRERNYFGLMMVNEGEADTMVTGYSRSYPSVVKPVLEMIDKAPGVSRIATTNMMMTSRGPIFLSDTAINPNPTAEDLAKIALMTAKTVRMFGMEPVMAMVSFSNFGSSESENPKKIREAVAYLHKYYPDIIVDGEIQTDFALNPEMLKSKFPFSKLVNKKVNTLIFPNLDSANITYKMMKELNKSDSIGPIMLGLDKPVHIFQLGASVEEMVNMAAVSVVDAQEKERKFKKAINK
- the ruvA gene encoding Holliday junction branch migration protein RuvA, which produces MITHIQGKLVEKNPTEVVIDCNGVGYHINISLHTFSLLPESDNLKLFTFLQIKEDAHTLYGFVEKQERELFKLLISVSGIGANIARTMLSSLAPQQIIHAIGSNDVGTVQSIKGIGAKTAQRVILDLKDKVLKVYDLDEVSLVSNNTNKEEALSALEVLGFVRKTAEKVIDKIVNEAPNASVETLIKQALKNL